A stretch of DNA from Papio anubis isolate 15944 chromosome 4, Panubis1.0, whole genome shotgun sequence:
TTGGGAGACATAGGAGGGTACAGAAAAAGGTCTGTGGGGaggaataatataataatataggcTCACAAAGATGGAGAAGCCATCTCTGTTAAGTCCACTCATAAACGTCTATATTGTTCCAGAAAGCTTCGGGTGATACTGGGGGTTACAATCCCAGCAGACTCCAATGAAAACCATCTGCAAGTGATTGGCTATGAGAAGATGATTCATCACCCACGCTTCTCAATCACATCTATCGATCATGACCTCATGCTCATCAAGCTGAAAACAGAGGCTGAACTCAACGACTATGTGAAACTAGCCAACCTGCCCTACCAAACTATCTCTGAGAATACCATGTGCTCTGTCTCCACCTGGAGCTACAACGTGTGTGATATCTGTGAGTTCAAGACAACGTTCTCTCAGAATTAGACATGCTTCTACACCTTTGCAACTCTTGGCTTCTTCAATTCTGCCTAGTGAAGCTTTCTTCTAACCACTTTATTCATcctctttctcccctttccttttctctgtaccTCACTGAAGGAGTGCTTcaaggtttttgggttttttactCACTCACTGTATCtttctatcattttctctttcatatatGGTAGAAGCGGTTTTagtggaaagaaaacatttgtattCTAATCCTAATTTTCTATGTGACAGCAGATCATTTTACCTtggagcctcaatttccttaacTCTAAAATAAAGCAGACTATGACGTTGTGTATTTTCAAACCATTTCAGGCAATAAAGCAACTTGAAATAAATATCAGTGtattaaatgtaaaatcaatGCATCATATTTTACTAAATGAGATAGAACTTCCTTATGAAAGATTGTAATAAAGATACACAGTTAAAACTTTAAGAAGAACTTctgaaatcaacatttttaacTGGTAACATTCTAAGCATTCACTCATTTCTTCAGAAAACTGACAAAGAGTTCCCATTATTTTtatcaatgaaaatattctatacaTAAATTGAAACTCCTGAACTAGATATTCTATCTAAGCTTTCTTCTATGCCTCATATTTCATATTCCATAAAAAACTCCCACAACTCAACGCAGCTTTCTGTTTTCTAAGTTGCATCCCCATCTGCCCATTACCCCATCTCCAAATTTTTATGCAAACCCTAATTAACTGCCTATAGTTGTTAATTATGAGAGTTGAGAGTAGTGGTGAAGGGGAGTTGATTAACTTTTAGCAAAATAGAACAATGATATAATCCCTCAGGAAGAATTATTAATGCAACTTTACTCATAAGTTTGAGTATGTATAATACACATCATACACTAGATACTATAGTGTGAAAAGGAGTTTTATTTGAAACAAGCCTGTCAGGTTACATTCATCTATCCATCACCACTTTCTTTTTATAGAAGCCAATGGGCAGATATATACTTATTCTATCATTGTTGCCATGATTCAAGCCTTTTAAATCTACTGCTTAGTAAATACCTTCAGATTTGGAGCATATTTTCTTGCATATATTAAGAAGTAGAAATTATTTGTCCTCTGACAGTCAATCTGATTTTTGGAAAGAGCCAAATGTCCTTTCGGTGACCAGTATGTTTGATTCATCTGGGTTATGGCACATGGGTCAAAACGAGATATAACTTCAAAAAAAATGCATCTTATTTTTATCTGGCTCATGAAGTAGTTAAGTAAGAATTTCCTACGGAAGTATTCCCAAAAGAAATGTTTAGCCGTGAAATTATTGCTTGGAAAATAAAGTGAAGGAcctcaaacattttcttttcaagacctaacacattattttcaaataaaaacattaaacatactcctccattattaaaaaaaaaatcttacaattcAGCACTTCTTCCCAAAGAAACGTCTGTGGAAAGAACATGTGCCACATGTGTTCATACTACTTTgttgcttttctcattttgtttcagATTGGACAAATTTTGTTATAAGTGTGCACAGTTCACACTTTGTGGACCATTGacataaagaaaagaactttaattAGGAACCAGGAAACCCAGTTTTAAATCCCAGCTTTACCACATACTAGCTTTATATGTTTAAGAAAACTGTTTTTTCAGTGACTTTTTTGTGCAGatacttggttttgttttgaccTGACAAATGAGAAAGTAGGCCAGATATCTGTAAATTCCTCCAGATTCTAAAAATTACATGTCAAAGGAAACTCTTTGAATGCTTAAATttcaagaaaagtttttttttttttgagatggagtctcttgtcacccaggctggagtgcaatggcagggtctcagctcacagcaacctccacctcccaaattccagtgattctcctgcctcccaagtagctgggattacaggccctcagcaccacactcagctaatttttctacttttagtagagagagggttttaccatgttggccaagctggtctcgaactcctgacctcaggtgatccgcctgtctgggcctcccaaagtgctgggattacaggcgtgagccactgtgcccagccaaatttccaaaaaagtttaaaacaaagtgTTTCATTTCATTGCAGGAGTGTCTCATATTTACATATAACTTCCAAGAATTTGATCGCTTTTATAAGGTCAGACATCTGCATCATAAGAAATTGTTAATCTGATCATCTTCTGCACCTTCGTTGTCCTAAGTGCCACAGTTCTGATTTCTCTGAATGTTTGATCTCTTTTAATTTCTGATGGCAGGAGAAGAAAAGTTTTTTTGAAGAAGGTTTAATACCTAAGAGAACTCTTAAGGAAGTTtgacttctgtcttttctttagaCAAGGAACCTGATTCACTGCAAACTGTGAACATCTCTGTAATCTCCAAGCCTCAGTGCCGCGATGCCTATCAAACCTACAACATCAGGGAAAATATGCTGTGTGTGGGCATCGTGCCAGGAAGGAGGCAGCCCTGCAAGGTAAAATACTCTCCATGCtttaattttcccattttcttccttctgtcttgcCAGAAAGATAACctgcttttttgttgctgttattattgttttCCTGGCAGGAAGTTTCTGCTGCCCCGGCAATCTGCAATGGGATGCTTCAAGGAATCCTGTCTTTTGCGGATGGATGTGTTTTGAGAGCCGATGTTGGCATCTATGCCAAAATTTTTTACTATGTACCCTGGATTGAAAATGTAATCCAAAATAACTGAGCTCCTGCGGCAGTTGTGGACCATGTGACACGGCTTGTCCCCATCGTTCAGCTTTAGAACTGAATATAAATTAATTCCTTACATTGCCCCATGCATACCTGTCTCACTTCTGCTAAACAGAATGGGTGCTTGAGCAGTTTTACTTGTACATATCTTCACTGTGATTATTCCTAACAACCCTTCTTGCCTTCTAGATAAGAATGGAAAACCCCAAATTCCTTAGATAACTGAAGTTTATGAAGTGGGAATTATGTTCTCTGTGACGAATTGGTAACTGACATAAAATAAAGACCACTCCACAGCCATTAGACAATGTGTGATTTTGGCACATTACTATGCTGattgaaaaaagaaagtctaATAAAGAGTCATCTAATTAGAAGTGTAGGGGAGGGCAAAGGTGAGAGGGAGGTATTACACTACACTTCTCCTTGCCCATACAGCTCTCAATGCCATAGATGGATTCTGGTCATTCATTTTGCAGGATTCTGGGTGTTTGCTGGAGACATGAGGAGTTACTATAAAAGTTAACTGAGGTTTATGGCACAGCAGATAAATGGGAAATCAATGACAGATTTTCCTAGTACATACTTGCCTTTTATATAAAGCTAGTTGCCCAGGAACTCCACTTTCTCACTCTATAgtattttttcctcccttccttccttctctttcaacTTCACCCTGTAGTCTGTTACCTCCTGAGAGTTTTAATTCATAGTTTTACATGGGGAGGTGTTTTTTTGGCCAGTTGACtgagtatttaaaaaaacaaaaacaagaacagatTTTAGAGAGTTCAGCCTGTGGCTGCTACAAGTGGACTACTGGTGTCTTTCAGCCCAGCTAGGGAAGAAGAGAAGCCCCTCAGGATGCAGAAGTTCCAGTAGGAAGACTTGATCTCTCCAGGGCTCTAAAACCCCTAAATCAGTAATGCCTAGCT
This window harbors:
- the PRSS58 gene encoding serine protease 58 yields the protein MKFILLWALLNLTVALAFNPDYIVSSTPPYLVYLKSDYLPCAGVLIHPLWVITAAHCNLPKLRVILGVTIPADSNENHLQVIGYEKMIHHPRFSITSIDHDLMLIKLKTEAELNDYVKLANLPYQTISENTMCSVSTWSYNVCDIYKEPDSLQTVNISVISKPQCRDAYQTYNIRENMLCVGIVPGRRQPCKEVSAAPAICNGMLQGILSFADGCVLRADVGIYAKIFYYVPWIENVIQNN